From the genome of Leptolyngbyaceae cyanobacterium:
TTAGAGAAAAGGAAAAAGGATGAAGGATGAAGTGTGAAGGATGAAGGATGAAGTATAAAATAAACAATTTTCTCCCCTGCTCCCCTGCTCCCCATCCCCCTTACTCCCTCCAGCAGTAGTACCATTAGAGAGTGGCAGCAGGTAAGCTGAAAAAAGTTGTACTCAACAAATCTAAAATCTCAAATCCAATAAATATTTTGATATGAGTCAGCGTGATGGTTTTGCAGTAGGATTTTTGGCGGGCTCTTTGGTTGGTGGCGTAGTCGGCGGAATACTGGGAACACTGCTAGCTTCTCGGATTAATAACGAATCTGCCGATACAGAAGCACCGATTTTGAGTACTGACCCTTCCGACTTAAAAGTTGATAAAAGCAATAAGCGTCAACTTGAAAGTGCTTCCGAACAGAGGATTGAAGTAGCGCGGCGCAGTTTAGAAGATAAGATTGCTCAATTAAATCAGACAATTGACGAAGTACGCCAGCAACTTGGTAATGTGAATGGTAATACTTAGTAGCATTTATTACTGAGATGCTTTGTTAAGTAAGGATCGATCGCCAAATCAAAATCTCTATTCGTTGCTTTGCAGTAAAAAGCTACCTGCTGCGACCCCAGCCAAGCAGCAGCGCGATCGCAAACGAGCGGATATCGGTTAAATTAAAGTCAAGCTAAGTTACCTTTGAAAATTCACAAGAAGCTTTACAAATCATGGATGCCACAGTCTTGCTGCTAATCAAAACACTGGTTACTTTCGTCAATATCTACGTAGTTTTGCTAATTATTCGGATTCTATTAAGCTGGTTCCCCAACGTCAATTGGTACGATGCGCCTTTTTCATGGCTCAGCCAGCTAACCGATCCCTATCTCAATGTCTTCCGCTCTTTTATTCCTCCTCTAGGGGGTTTTGACTTTTCCCCTATTTTGGCAATTTTTCTCCTCCAGTTTATCGCTCAACTTTTGGTGCAACTGCCAGCCTCCGCGATGATGTACGGTTATTAACTGCAACGTTAATTGGGCGACCCTCATGCAAAGCAATGCTTTGACATAGAGTGGTCGCTGAGTTTTGCTTAGAACTTCACTACTAAGCTGTCATCGACGAACTACTCCAGTAAAACCTGAAGCTTTAAACTGCTTTAACTGAAGGGGTGTTGGCTGATTAGCCGCTACGGAAATTCTCAACTCAAAATCGCTCACTCCCGGTGGCACTTCCTCAATAGACCCCAGACGAGTGCGGTTCTGCATTATGGTATTATTATTTGCATCGTAAATTCGCCCGAAAATATCGGCATTGCGGACATATTTACCAGATTTATTGACTGCTTTGCCAGTAATCAGGAAACATTTAGCATCCATGCCGGTACCGCTGACAGATGCTCCTGTTGCTAGTTCTTGTGGACACTCTTGATAAGAAAGGTCGGTTAGTTCGATTTGTACTAATGCCCAGGCGGGTGGGGTCATTACCCAAGTAAGAATCACGATCGATAAAGAAATCAACAAGACTTTAAAAGCTCGAAACCGCATAAGCTG
Proteins encoded in this window:
- a CDS encoding YggT family protein; this translates as MDATVLLLIKTLVTFVNIYVVLLIIRILLSWFPNVNWYDAPFSWLSQLTDPYLNVFRSFIPPLGGFDFSPILAIFLLQFIAQLLVQLPASAMMYGY